A region from the Mycolicibacterium phlei genome encodes:
- the steA gene encoding putative cytokinetic ring protein SteA → MRMSALLTRNASSRPGLTGTARVDRDIDRLLRRINPGDIAVIDVQDLDRLTADALVEAGVAGVVNASPSISGRYPNLGPEVLVASGITLIDNTGPDVFKKVKDGARVRLHEGGVYSGDRRLILGAERTDHEIHELMHEAKSGLVAHLEAFAGNTIEFIRSESPLLIDGIGIPAIDVDLHRRHVVVVAEGPEAADDLKALKPFIKEYQPVLVGVGTGADILRKAGYKPALIVGDPDKISAEVLRCGAQVVLPADADGHAAGLERIQDLGVGAMTFPAAGSAADLALLLCDHHGASLIVTAGHTASIEEFFDRTRAQSNPSTFLTRLKVGEKLVDAKAVATLYRSRVSGGAIALLVLAMLVAVIVALWVARVDAALLDWVTEYWNRFTLWVQGWVT, encoded by the coding sequence ATGAGGATGTCAGCGCTGCTCACCCGAAATGCCAGCTCGCGACCGGGCCTCACCGGAACGGCCCGTGTCGACCGCGACATCGATCGGCTGCTGCGCCGCATCAACCCGGGCGACATCGCCGTCATCGACGTCCAGGATCTCGACCGCCTCACCGCCGACGCACTGGTGGAGGCGGGGGTGGCCGGCGTCGTCAACGCCTCGCCGTCGATCTCCGGGCGCTACCCGAACCTCGGGCCGGAGGTGCTGGTGGCCAGCGGTATCACGCTGATCGACAACACCGGCCCCGACGTGTTCAAGAAGGTCAAGGACGGCGCCCGGGTCCGGCTGCACGAGGGCGGCGTCTACAGCGGTGACCGCCGGCTGATCCTCGGTGCCGAGCGCACCGACCACGAGATCCACGAGCTGATGCACGAGGCCAAGAGCGGGCTGGTCGCCCACCTCGAGGCCTTCGCGGGCAACACCATCGAGTTCATCCGCAGCGAGAGCCCGCTGCTCATCGACGGCATCGGCATCCCCGCCATCGACGTCGACCTGCACCGCCGCCACGTGGTGGTGGTCGCCGAGGGGCCCGAGGCCGCCGACGACCTCAAGGCGCTCAAGCCGTTCATCAAGGAGTACCAGCCGGTGCTCGTCGGCGTCGGCACCGGCGCCGACATCCTGCGCAAGGCCGGCTACAAGCCCGCCCTGATCGTCGGCGACCCCGACAAGATCAGCGCCGAGGTGCTGCGCTGCGGCGCCCAGGTGGTGCTGCCCGCCGACGCCGACGGCCACGCCGCCGGCCTGGAGCGCATCCAGGACCTCGGGGTGGGCGCGATGACGTTCCCCGCCGCCGGTTCGGCCGCCGACCTGGCCCTGCTGCTGTGCGACCACCACGGCGCCTCGCTGATCGTCACCGCCGGGCACACCGCGAGCATCGAGGAGTTCTTCGACCGCACCCGCGCGCAGAGCAACCCGTCGACCTTCCTCACCCGGCTGAAGGTGGGGGAGAAGCTGGTCGACGCCAAGGCGGTGGCCACCCTGTACCGCAGCCGGGTCTCCGGCGGCGCGATCGCACTGCTGGTGCTGGCCATGCTGGTCGCGGTGATCGTCGCGCTGTGGGTGGCGCGGGTGGACGCGGCGCTGCTGGACTGGGTGACCGAGTACTGGAACCGGTTCACGCTGTGGGTCCAGGGCTGGGTCACCTAG
- a CDS encoding TlyA family RNA methyltransferase, whose amino-acid sequence MARRARVDAELVRRGLARSRQQAAELITAGRVCIDGMPARKPATAVSVTANLTVEGTEERTWVSRGAHKLLGALDAFDVAVAGRRCLDAGASTGGFTEVLLDRGARQVVAADVGYGQLAWSLRTDERVVVVERTNVRELTAEAIGGQVDLTVADLSFISLSTVLPALTACTSPGGDIVPMVKPQFEVGKERVGAGGVVSDPQLRADAVLTVARRAAELRWHPVAVTASPLPGPSGNVEYFLHLRAETDRALQGDALEDAVHTAVAEGPQ is encoded by the coding sequence GTGGCGCGGCGCGCACGAGTGGACGCCGAACTGGTACGACGCGGTCTGGCCCGCTCGCGCCAGCAGGCGGCCGAACTGATCACCGCGGGGCGGGTGTGCATCGACGGGATGCCGGCCCGCAAGCCCGCCACCGCCGTGTCGGTCACCGCGAACCTGACCGTGGAGGGCACCGAGGAACGCACCTGGGTGTCGCGCGGCGCCCACAAACTGCTCGGCGCCCTGGACGCCTTCGACGTCGCGGTCGCCGGTCGGCGCTGCCTGGACGCGGGCGCCTCCACCGGCGGGTTCACCGAGGTGCTGCTCGACCGGGGCGCCCGGCAGGTCGTCGCCGCCGATGTCGGCTACGGCCAGCTGGCCTGGTCGCTGCGCACCGACGAGCGGGTCGTCGTGGTGGAGCGCACCAACGTGCGCGAACTGACCGCCGAGGCGATCGGGGGACAGGTGGACCTGACCGTCGCCGACCTGTCGTTCATCTCGCTGTCCACCGTGCTGCCGGCGCTGACCGCGTGCACGTCACCCGGCGGCGATATCGTTCCCATGGTGAAACCGCAGTTCGAGGTCGGCAAGGAACGGGTCGGCGCCGGTGGCGTCGTCTCCGATCCGCAGCTGCGCGCCGACGCCGTGCTGACCGTCGCGCGCCGTGCCGCCGAGCTGCGCTGGCATCCCGTCGCGGTGACCGCCAGCCCGCTGCCCGGCCCGTCCGGCAACGTGGAGTACTTCCTGCACCTGCGCGCCGAGACCGACCGGGCGCTGCAGGGCGACGCGCTCGAGGACGCCGTGCACACCGCGGTGGCGGAGGGGCCGCAGTGA
- a CDS encoding O-methyltransferase produces MSLRRRIPMLRWSFLRMAVGARNIFTTGQIGDGREAAARDFVLANARRGDIDDVLATIDRFAYEKSFLINVGDEKGALLDAAVRRADPRLVLELGTYCGYGALRLARAAPQARVFSVELAEANAEIARAIWEHAGVADRVTCVVGTIGDGGRTLDTLAGHGFGPGALDLLFLDHDKNAYLADLQSILDRGWLHRGSIVVADNVRLPGAPKYREFMRREQGRLFDTVEHKTHAEYQSLLPDLVLESVYLESEHLG; encoded by the coding sequence ATGAGCCTGAGGCGACGGATCCCGATGCTTCGCTGGTCGTTTCTGCGGATGGCCGTCGGGGCCCGCAACATCTTCACCACCGGTCAGATCGGCGACGGTCGGGAGGCGGCGGCACGCGACTTCGTGCTGGCCAACGCGCGCCGCGGCGACATCGACGACGTGCTGGCCACCATCGACCGGTTCGCCTACGAGAAGTCGTTCCTGATCAACGTGGGCGACGAGAAGGGTGCGCTGCTCGACGCCGCGGTGCGCCGCGCCGACCCGCGGCTGGTGCTCGAGCTCGGCACGTACTGCGGCTACGGGGCGCTGCGGCTGGCGCGGGCGGCACCGCAGGCGCGGGTGTTCTCGGTGGAGCTGGCCGAGGCCAACGCCGAGATCGCCCGCGCGATCTGGGAGCACGCCGGGGTGGCCGACCGGGTGACGTGCGTGGTGGGCACCATCGGCGACGGCGGCCGCACGCTCGACACCCTGGCGGGGCACGGCTTCGGCCCGGGCGCACTGGACCTGCTGTTCCTCGACCACGACAAGAACGCCTACCTGGCCGACCTGCAGAGCATCCTCGACCGCGGCTGGCTGCACCGCGGCTCGATCGTCGTCGCCGACAACGTCCGGCTGCCCGGCGCGCCGAAGTACCGCGAGTTCATGCGCCGCGAGCAGGGCCGGCTGTTCGACACCGTCGAGCACAAGACCCACGCGGAGTACCAGAGCCTGCTGCCGGACCTGGTGCTCGAATCTGTGTACCTCGAATCTGAGCACCTGGGTTAG
- a CDS encoding ParA family protein encodes MSEDGGTAELGLTGRPPRHIPEPQPKTEHGPAKVIAMCNQKGGVGKTTSTINLGASLAEYGRRVLLVDLDPQGALSAGLGVPHYELEHTVHNLLVEPRVSIDDVLVKTRVKNLDLVPSNIDLSAAEIQLVNEVGREQTLARALYPVLDRYDYVLIDCQPSLGLLTVNGLACSDGVIIPTECEFFSLRGLALLTDTVDKVHDRLNPKLKISGILVTRYDPRTVNAREVMARVVERFGDLVFDTVITRTVRFPETSVAGEPITTWAPKSGGAQAYRALAREVIHRFEA; translated from the coding sequence GTGAGCGAAGACGGGGGCACCGCGGAACTGGGCCTGACCGGCCGCCCACCGCGTCACATACCTGAGCCGCAGCCGAAGACCGAGCACGGACCCGCCAAGGTCATCGCGATGTGCAACCAGAAGGGCGGCGTCGGCAAGACCACCTCGACCATCAACCTGGGCGCCAGCCTGGCCGAATACGGCCGCCGGGTGCTGCTCGTCGACCTCGACCCGCAGGGCGCGCTGTCGGCCGGGCTGGGCGTGCCGCACTACGAGCTCGAACACACCGTGCACAACCTGCTGGTGGAGCCGCGGGTGTCGATCGACGACGTGCTGGTCAAGACCCGGGTCAAGAACCTCGACCTGGTGCCCAGCAACATCGACCTGTCCGCGGCGGAGATTCAGCTGGTCAACGAGGTGGGCCGGGAGCAGACGCTGGCCCGCGCGCTGTACCCGGTGCTGGACCGCTACGACTACGTGCTGATCGACTGCCAGCCGTCGCTGGGCCTGCTCACCGTCAACGGGCTGGCCTGCAGCGACGGGGTGATCATCCCGACCGAGTGCGAGTTCTTCTCGCTGCGCGGTCTGGCCCTGCTCACCGACACCGTCGACAAGGTGCACGACCGGCTCAACCCGAAGCTGAAGATCAGCGGGATCCTGGTCACCCGCTACGACCCGCGCACCGTCAACGCCCGCGAGGTGATGGCCCGCGTCGTCGAGCGGTTCGGCGATCTGGTGTTCGACACCGTCATCACCCGCACCGTGCGGTTCCCCGAAACCAGCGTCGCCGGCGAACCGATCACCACCTGGGCGCCGAAATCCGGTGGTGCGCAGGCCTACCGGGCGCTGGCTCGCGAGGTCATCCACCGGTTCGAAGCGTGA
- the recN gene encoding DNA repair protein RecN yields the protein MLSEIRIESLGAISSATAEFDRGFTVLTGETGTGKTMVVTGLHLLGGARADANRVRSGAARAVVEGRFTTTELGADAAAVVDEILDSSGAERDDDGSVIAARTVSRDGPSRAYLGGRSVPAKSLSNFTTQLLALHGQNDQLRLIRPDEQRGALDRYASVETPLKRYRAARDAWLAARRDLIDRRQRARELAQEADRLKFSLDEIDAVAPEPGEDTALVEDIRRLSELDALREAAQTARAALTGSDDPGPEDVSASHGVAHAKSALESSGDTALAGLAEQLDEAIAVIASVSGELGSFLSSLPTDASALETKLARQAELRTLTRKYAPDIDGVLEWARDARERLDQLDVSEEALAGLERRVTELQGEVVAAAAELTKARTKAAKGLSKAVTAELSGLAMADAVFTVSVRPLAAKPDDSAPLTLPSGEQVHAGRDGVDDVEFGFAAHRGADVLPLSKSASGGELSRVMLALEVVLAASAEGTTMVFDEVDAGVGGRAAVQIGRRLARLATTHQVIVVTHLPQVAAYADVHLVVDSGGGRTKESRVRRLDDDERVAELARMLAGLGESDSGRAHARELLEAAQKDRAEA from the coding sequence GTGCTTTCCGAAATCCGCATCGAGTCCCTCGGCGCCATCAGCTCCGCCACCGCCGAGTTCGACCGTGGCTTCACGGTGCTGACCGGCGAGACCGGCACCGGTAAGACGATGGTGGTCACCGGTCTGCACCTGCTCGGCGGTGCCCGCGCCGACGCCAATCGGGTGCGCTCGGGAGCCGCCCGCGCGGTGGTCGAAGGCCGGTTCACCACCACCGAACTCGGCGCGGACGCCGCGGCGGTGGTCGACGAGATCCTGGACTCCTCGGGCGCCGAACGCGACGACGACGGCAGCGTCATCGCTGCCCGCACCGTCAGCCGCGACGGCCCGTCGCGCGCCTATCTGGGCGGGCGCAGTGTGCCGGCGAAGTCGTTGAGCAACTTCACCACCCAGCTGCTGGCCCTGCACGGCCAGAACGACCAGCTGCGGTTGATCCGCCCGGACGAGCAGCGCGGCGCCCTGGACCGCTACGCCTCGGTGGAGACGCCGCTGAAGCGGTACCGCGCCGCGCGCGACGCGTGGCTGGCCGCCCGCCGCGACCTGATCGACCGCAGGCAGCGGGCCCGCGAGCTCGCCCAGGAAGCCGACCGGCTGAAGTTCTCGCTCGACGAGATCGACGCTGTCGCACCGGAACCCGGTGAGGACACCGCGCTGGTCGAGGACATTCGGCGGCTCTCCGAACTCGACGCGCTGCGCGAGGCGGCACAGACCGCGCGGGCCGCGCTGACCGGATCCGACGATCCCGGACCCGAGGACGTGTCGGCGTCGCACGGTGTGGCGCACGCGAAGTCGGCGCTGGAGAGCTCCGGCGACACCGCACTGGCGGGACTGGCAGAACAGCTCGACGAGGCGATCGCGGTGATCGCCAGTGTCAGCGGCGAACTCGGGTCGTTCCTGTCGAGCCTGCCCACCGACGCCAGCGCGCTGGAGACCAAACTCGCGCGCCAGGCCGAACTGCGCACCCTCACCCGCAAGTACGCCCCCGATATCGACGGGGTGCTGGAGTGGGCCCGCGACGCCCGTGAGCGCCTCGACCAGCTCGACGTGTCCGAGGAGGCGCTGGCCGGGCTGGAGCGCCGCGTCACCGAGCTGCAGGGCGAGGTGGTCGCCGCGGCCGCCGAGCTGACCAAGGCCCGCACCAAGGCCGCCAAGGGGTTGTCGAAGGCCGTCACCGCCGAGCTGTCCGGACTGGCGATGGCCGACGCGGTGTTCACGGTGTCGGTGCGCCCGCTGGCCGCCAAGCCCGACGACTCCGCACCGCTGACGCTGCCGTCGGGGGAGCAGGTGCACGCCGGCCGCGACGGCGTCGACGACGTCGAGTTCGGGTTCGCCGCGCACCGCGGCGCCGACGTGCTGCCGCTGAGCAAGAGCGCCTCCGGCGGTGAGCTGTCGCGGGTGATGCTGGCGCTGGAGGTGGTGCTGGCGGCGTCAGCCGAGGGCACCACGATGGTGTTCGACGAGGTCGACGCCGGCGTCGGCGGCCGCGCCGCGGTGCAGATCGGGCGCCGGCTGGCCCGGCTGGCCACCACCCACCAGGTGATCGTGGTGACCCACCTGCCGCAGGTCGCCGCCTACGCCGATGTGCACCTGGTGGTCGACAGCGGCGGCGGCAGAACCAAGGAGAGCCGGGTGCGCCGGCTCGACGACGACGAACGGGTCGCGGAGCTGGCGCGGATGCTGGCCGGGCTCGGCGAGTCCGACAGCGGTCGCGCGCACGCCCGTGAACTGCTTGAGGCGGCGCAGAAGGACCGCGCGGAGGCGTAA
- a CDS encoding CTP synthase, whose translation MPGQSKPLRKHPQTATKHLFVTGGVVSSLGKGLTASSLGQLLTARGLQVTMQKLDPYLNVDPGTMNPFQHGEVFVTEDGAETDLDVGHYERFLDRNLSGSANVTTGQVYSTVIAKERRGEYLGDTVQVIPHITDEIKRRIMEMAKPDVDGNRPDVVITEIGGTVGDIESLPFLEAARQVRHEVGRENCFFLHCSLVPYMAPSGELKTKPTQHSVAALRSIGITPDALILRCDRDVPEPLKNKIALMCDVDIDGVISTPDAPSIYDIPKVLHREELDAFVVRRLNLPFRDVDWTVWNDLLKRVHEPRETVRIALVGKYIDLSDAYLSVAEALRAGGFAHHSKVEIKWVASDDCETEAGAAAALGDAHGVLIPGGFGIRGIEGKLGAIRYARTRKIPVLGLCLGLQCIVIEAARSVGITDANSAEFDPETPDPVIATMADQEQIVAGEADLGGTMRLGAYPAVLEMDSIVAKAYGATEVSERHRHRYEVNNAYRDRIAESGLRFSGTSPDGHLVEFVEYSADVHPFLVGTQAHPELKSRPTRPHPLFVAFVGAALDYKAEERLPGLDIPEQHSNGAEHADDEVGALLQEPATRG comes from the coding sequence TTGCCAGGCCAATCGAAACCGCTGCGCAAGCACCCGCAAACGGCCACGAAGCACCTCTTCGTCACGGGGGGCGTCGTTTCGTCGCTGGGTAAGGGGCTCACCGCATCGAGTCTCGGACAGTTACTCACCGCCCGCGGTCTGCAGGTCACCATGCAGAAGCTGGACCCGTACCTCAACGTCGACCCGGGCACCATGAACCCGTTCCAGCACGGCGAGGTGTTCGTCACCGAGGACGGCGCCGAGACCGACCTCGACGTCGGCCACTACGAGCGCTTCCTGGACCGCAACCTGTCCGGCTCGGCGAATGTCACCACCGGGCAGGTGTATTCGACGGTGATCGCCAAGGAGCGCCGCGGCGAGTACCTCGGCGACACCGTGCAGGTCATCCCGCACATCACCGACGAGATCAAGCGCCGGATCATGGAGATGGCCAAGCCCGACGTCGACGGCAACCGGCCCGACGTGGTGATCACCGAGATCGGCGGCACGGTCGGTGACATCGAGTCGCTGCCGTTCCTGGAGGCCGCGCGTCAGGTGCGCCACGAGGTCGGCCGGGAGAACTGCTTCTTCCTGCACTGCTCGCTGGTGCCCTACATGGCCCCGTCGGGCGAACTGAAGACCAAGCCGACCCAGCACTCGGTGGCCGCGCTGCGCAGCATCGGCATCACCCCCGACGCGCTGATCCTGCGCTGCGACCGCGATGTGCCGGAACCGCTGAAGAACAAGATCGCGCTGATGTGCGACGTCGACATCGACGGCGTCATCTCCACCCCGGACGCCCCGTCGATCTACGACATCCCCAAGGTGCTGCACCGCGAGGAGCTCGACGCCTTCGTCGTGCGCCGGCTCAACCTGCCGTTCCGCGACGTCGACTGGACGGTGTGGAACGACCTGCTCAAGCGCGTCCACGAACCCCGCGAGACGGTGCGAATCGCGTTGGTGGGCAAGTACATCGACCTCTCCGACGCGTACCTGTCGGTGGCCGAGGCGCTGCGCGCGGGCGGTTTCGCCCACCACTCGAAGGTGGAGATCAAGTGGGTGGCCTCCGACGACTGCGAGACCGAGGCAGGTGCCGCGGCCGCCCTCGGCGACGCGCACGGGGTGCTGATCCCCGGCGGCTTCGGCATCCGCGGCATCGAGGGCAAGCTCGGCGCGATCCGCTATGCCCGCACCCGCAAGATCCCGGTGCTCGGGCTGTGCCTGGGCCTGCAGTGCATCGTGATCGAGGCGGCCCGCTCGGTCGGCATCACCGACGCCAACTCCGCGGAGTTCGACCCCGAGACGCCCGACCCGGTGATCGCCACCATGGCCGATCAGGAGCAGATCGTCGCCGGTGAGGCCGACCTCGGCGGCACGATGCGCCTCGGCGCGTATCCCGCGGTGCTGGAGATGGATTCGATCGTGGCCAAGGCCTACGGTGCGACCGAGGTGTCCGAACGGCACCGGCACCGCTACGAGGTCAACAACGCCTACCGGGACCGCATCGCCGAGAGCGGACTGCGGTTCTCGGGCACCTCACCGGACGGCCACCTCGTCGAGTTCGTCGAGTACTCCGCCGATGTGCACCCGTTCCTCGTCGGCACCCAGGCGCACCCCGAACTGAAGAGCCGGCCCACCCGGCCGCATCCGCTGTTCGTGGCGTTCGTCGGGGCCGCGCTGGACTACAAGGCAGAGGAGCGGCTGCCGGGGCTGGACATCCCCGAGCAGCATTCCAACGGCGCGGAGCACGCCGACGACGAGGTCGGGGCCCTGCTGCAAGAGCCCGCGACCCGTGGCTGA
- a CDS encoding NAD kinase produces the protein MTERNVLMVVHTGRDEATEVARRVQKVLEDNGIGLRVLSAEMVDRGPAHLSPDDMRVLGPGIDLVDADERAAEGCELVLVLGGDGTFLRAAELARNVEIPVLGVNLGRIGFLAEAEADHIDSVLDHVVARDYRVEERMTLDVVVRANGKIIDRGWALNEASLEKGPRLGVLGAVLEVDGRPVSSFGCDGVLVATPTGSTAWAFSAGGPIVWPDLEAILVVPNNAHALFARPMVTSPEAAIAIEIEASGHDALVFCDGRREMVVPAGGRVEVTRCGTPVKWVRLDSAPFTDRLVRKFRLPVTGWRGQ, from the coding sequence GTGACCGAACGCAACGTCCTGATGGTCGTGCACACCGGACGCGACGAGGCCACCGAGGTGGCGCGCCGGGTGCAGAAGGTGCTCGAGGACAACGGAATCGGGCTGCGTGTGCTGTCCGCGGAGATGGTCGACCGCGGCCCGGCGCACCTGTCGCCCGACGACATGCGGGTGCTCGGCCCGGGTATCGACCTCGTCGACGCTGACGAACGCGCCGCCGAGGGCTGCGAACTCGTGCTGGTCCTCGGCGGTGACGGCACCTTCCTGCGCGCGGCTGAACTCGCGCGCAACGTCGAGATCCCGGTGCTGGGCGTCAATCTCGGCCGCATCGGCTTCCTCGCCGAGGCGGAGGCCGACCACATCGACTCCGTGCTCGACCATGTCGTGGCCCGCGACTACCGGGTCGAGGAGCGGATGACGCTCGACGTCGTGGTCCGGGCGAACGGCAAGATCATCGACCGCGGCTGGGCGCTCAACGAGGCGAGCCTGGAGAAGGGGCCGCGCCTGGGCGTGCTCGGCGCGGTGCTCGAGGTGGACGGCAGGCCGGTGTCGTCGTTCGGCTGCGACGGTGTGCTGGTCGCCACGCCGACCGGCTCGACCGCGTGGGCATTCTCCGCGGGCGGGCCTATCGTATGGCCAGACCTGGAGGCGATTCTGGTGGTACCCAACAACGCGCATGCGCTGTTCGCGCGGCCGATGGTGACCAGCCCGGAGGCCGCGATCGCGATCGAGATCGAGGCCAGCGGCCACGACGCGCTGGTGTTCTGCGACGGCCGCCGCGAGATGGTGGTTCCCGCGGGTGGGCGGGTGGAGGTCACCCGCTGCGGCACCCCGGTCAAGTGGGTGCGGCTCGACAGCGCACCGTTCACCGACCGTCTGGTGCGCAAGTTCCGGTTGCCGGTCACGGGGTGGCGCGGGCAGTAG
- the xerD gene encoding site-specific tyrosine recombinase XerD — protein sequence MTRPASASASVSATTALDGQVQGYLDHLAIERGVAANTLSSYRRDLRRYVEHLSARGIDDLSKVTEADVSDFLVALRRGDADTAPLAAVSAARALIAVRGLHRFAAAEGLTDLDVAAAVKPPTPSRRLPKSLSVDEVLALLEAAGGDSEADSPLTLRNRALLELLYSTGARISEAVGLDLDDVDTEARSVLLRGKGGKHRLVPIGRPAVSALDAYLVRGRPDLVRRGRGTPAIFLNVRGGRLSRQSAWQVLQDAAERAGITTGVSPHVLRHSFATHLLDGGADVRVVQELLGHASVTTTQIYTMVTVSALREVWAGAHPRAR from the coding sequence GTGACCCGACCGGCGTCAGCGTCGGCTTCGGTGTCGGCGACCACCGCGCTGGACGGTCAGGTGCAGGGCTACCTGGACCACCTGGCCATCGAGCGCGGCGTCGCGGCGAACACGCTGAGCTCCTACCGGCGTGACCTGCGCCGCTATGTCGAGCACCTCAGCGCGCGCGGCATCGACGACCTCTCCAAGGTCACCGAGGCCGATGTCAGCGACTTCCTGGTCGCGCTGCGCCGCGGTGACGCCGACACGGCCCCGCTGGCGGCGGTGTCGGCGGCGCGGGCGCTGATCGCGGTGCGCGGGCTGCACCGGTTCGCCGCCGCCGAGGGGCTGACCGACCTGGACGTCGCCGCCGCGGTCAAACCGCCGACGCCGAGCAGGCGGCTGCCGAAGAGCCTGAGCGTCGACGAGGTGCTGGCGCTGCTCGAGGCCGCGGGCGGCGACAGCGAGGCCGACAGCCCGCTCACGCTGCGCAACCGGGCGCTGCTGGAGCTGCTGTACTCCACCGGGGCGCGCATCTCCGAGGCGGTCGGGCTGGACCTCGACGACGTCGACACCGAGGCGCGCTCGGTGCTGCTGCGCGGCAAGGGCGGCAAGCACCGGCTGGTGCCGATCGGACGGCCCGCGGTGAGCGCGCTGGACGCCTACCTGGTGCGCGGCCGGCCGGACCTGGTGCGGCGCGGCCGCGGCACCCCGGCGATCTTCCTCAACGTCCGCGGCGGGCGGCTGTCGCGGCAGAGCGCCTGGCAGGTGCTGCAGGACGCCGCCGAACGGGCCGGCATCACCACGGGGGTGTCCCCGCACGTGCTGCGGCACTCGTTCGCGACGCACCTGCTTGACGGTGGCGCCGACGTGCGCGTCGTGCAGGAGCTGCTGGGGCACGCGTCGGTCACCACCACGCAGATCTACACGATGGTGACGGTCAGCGCGCTGCGCGAGGTGTGGGCGGGCGCGCATCCGCGGGCCCGCTAG
- a CDS encoding copper transporter, whose product MISLRAHAISLAAVFLALAVGVALGSGLLSNTVLSGLRDDKRELQDNIDTLTTEKNALNEKLRAANDFDAQMSPRIVRDALGGKSVVLFRTPDAADDDVDAVARLVAEAGGSVTGTVALTQQFVDANAAEKLLSVVNSPIVPAGRQLSTTAVDQGSQAGDLLGIALLIDRDPKVVPVDDVSRDTVLATLRDTGFITYDDRVGAADGAVIVTGGPLGDDAGNRGATVARLAAGLSPHGAGTVIAGRDGSGSGTGAVAVVRSDAALANAVSTVDDVDSQSGRITTVLAVADLINGGRTGQYGIGKGATSVTVPQ is encoded by the coding sequence ATGATTTCGCTTCGCGCCCACGCGATTTCGCTTGCGGCCGTGTTTCTCGCGCTGGCCGTCGGCGTCGCGTTGGGGTCCGGTCTGCTGTCCAACACGGTGCTGTCGGGCCTGCGCGACGACAAGCGCGAACTGCAGGACAACATCGACACCCTCACCACCGAGAAGAACGCGCTCAACGAAAAGCTGCGTGCGGCAAACGATTTCGACGCGCAGATGTCACCACGCATCGTGCGTGACGCGCTGGGCGGCAAGTCGGTGGTGCTGTTCAGAACCCCCGACGCGGCCGACGACGACGTCGACGCGGTGGCCCGGCTGGTGGCCGAGGCCGGCGGCAGCGTCACCGGCACCGTCGCACTCACCCAGCAGTTCGTCGACGCCAACGCCGCCGAGAAACTGCTGTCGGTGGTCAACTCGCCGATCGTGCCCGCGGGCAGGCAGCTGTCCACGACCGCGGTCGACCAGGGCTCCCAGGCCGGTGACCTGCTGGGCATCGCGCTGCTGATCGACCGCGATCCCAAGGTGGTCCCCGTCGACGACGTGTCGCGAGACACCGTGCTGGCCACCCTGCGCGACACCGGGTTCATCACCTACGACGACCGGGTGGGCGCGGCCGACGGCGCCGTCATCGTCACCGGCGGACCGCTGGGCGACGACGCAGGCAACCGCGGCGCCACCGTCGCGCGGCTGGCCGCCGGGTTGAGCCCGCACGGCGCGGGGACCGTGATCGCCGGCCGCGACGGCTCCGGATCGGGCACCGGCGCGGTTGCCGTGGTCCGCTCGGACGCGGCGCTGGCCAACGCGGTGTCCACCGTCGACGACGTCGACAGCCAGTCCGGTCGCATCACCACCGTGCTGGCGGTGGCCGACCTGATCAACGGGGGGCGCACCGGCCAGTACGGCATCGGCAAGGGTGCGACGTCGGTCACCGTGCCCCAGTGA
- a CDS encoding NUDIX domain-containing protein gives MAEHDFETVASETLYVGKIFALRADEVRMPGGNTARREVIEHYGAVAVLAMDDDRNIALVYQYRHPVGRRLWELPAGLLDLGGEPPHLTAARELEEEAGLAAADWRVLVDLISAPGFSDESVRVYLATGITDVGRPQATDEEADMVVRWFPLAEAVRMVYAGEIVNSLAVAGILAAHGLGETVALRPVEAPWPDRSTAFARRKGHP, from the coding sequence GTGGCTGAGCACGACTTCGAGACCGTCGCCTCCGAAACCCTCTACGTGGGGAAGATCTTCGCGCTGCGCGCCGACGAGGTGCGCATGCCGGGCGGCAACACCGCCCGCCGCGAGGTCATCGAACACTACGGCGCCGTCGCGGTGCTCGCCATGGACGACGACCGCAACATCGCGCTGGTCTACCAGTACCGCCACCCGGTGGGCAGGCGGCTGTGGGAACTGCCCGCCGGACTGCTCGACCTCGGCGGTGAACCCCCGCACCTGACCGCCGCCCGCGAACTCGAGGAGGAGGCCGGGCTGGCGGCCGCCGACTGGCGGGTGCTCGTCGACCTGATCTCCGCGCCGGGGTTCAGCGACGAGAGCGTGCGGGTGTACCTGGCCACCGGGATCACCGACGTCGGCCGCCCACAGGCCACCGACGAGGAGGCCGACATGGTGGTGCGGTGGTTCCCGCTGGCCGAGGCGGTGCGCATGGTGTACGCCGGTGAGATCGTCAACTCGCTTGCGGTGGCGGGGATTCTGGCCGCCCACGGCCTCGGCGAGACGGTCGCGCTGCGGCCGGTCGAGGCGCCCTGGCCGGACCGGTCCACCGCGTTCGCCCGTCGCAAGGGACATCCGTGA